The Myxococcales bacterium genome contains the following window.
ACAGCGGGCGCGGCGCGGCGAACGGCGCGGCGACGCCGAGCGACGTCCAGCCGGCGATCGCGTCCTTCGCCACCCACAGGACCGCGAGTACCTCGGGCGTGCGGGCTGTGCGGGGCCACCTTCACGCAGGGGTCGGCTGCACCTTCGACGTGCCGCCGAGGATCGCGAGGTACGGCGACTCCAGCATCTGCGCGACCACCCAGCAGCCAGGTCGCAGCGCCGTGGCGAGCAGCTGCCCGCGATCCACGGCGGCGCCGGCGGCGGCGGCGGTCTCGGCGCGCGCCTTGGGCGGAGGGCCCGACGCGGCGTCGACCAGCCGCGCCCGCAGCTTTCAGCTCGGCCCGGAACGCCTTCGCCTGGGGCGCCCTCGGCCCAGCCGCTGCGCCAGCTCGGACCGGCGCACATCCGCGACGCGATCGAGCGCCGCGAGGGCGCGCTCGCGCATCGCCTCGGTCGGTCGATCCGCGCCGCCAGGGCGGCGACGTCCGGCGGTGGCGCTGTCGTCCCCGGCCGCCCGAACGCCAGCGCCACCAGATCGCACGCCGCCCACGTCGCGCTGCCGGCATCGACGTCGATCGTCGCTGGCCTTGGGGCCGACGCCACCGCGCGCAGCGCGCCTGGTGACCGATCGCCCGAGCGCCTCCTCCGCCTCGGCCAGGAAGTCCGCCGCGCCGTCGTTGTCGAACGGTCCCAGTTGCCAGGTGCCCACGGCGCCACGCCCTCCGCGCCGCGCACAGAAGTCGCCGCCGCAAGACATCGAACCCATCATGCCCCCGACCCGACGACGCCCGCGCTGGAACATCGGCGACCTCACGCCATCCACCTGACCCGCGCCACGACGCGATCGCGCAGCTGCTCGAGGACAACCATGTGGCGATCCTCGACGGCGCGGTCCCCCGTCGGCAGCCCGCCCCGAGCGCGGACGAGCTCATGAAGGCTGGATCTACCGCGTCTTGTTCGTGGTGAACGAATTCCTTGTCGAGGCGACCCGGATCGGCCGCCTGCCATTCTTGATCGCCGACGTGCCGCCGGTGTTCACCGGTGACACCGCGCGCGGCTACAAGATCCACGGGCCGATGGAGTTCGCGATCCGCGACGCGCGTGGAGTGTCGCGGGCTCGAACCAATGTGTGCGTGGTCACATTGGAACCTCATCAACCGCCTGCGCGACCAGTTCCTCCGCGGCGGGTACGTGCCGTCCGACCGCCATCGCCCTGACGCCCCAATCGAGGGTCGCCCCCAATCGAGGGTCGCCCCAATCGAGGGCCGCAACCTCGGAACACCCTGCGCGGGTGAACGCGCGACGGATCGCGTCGCGGACCCCCACTTCTCCCCGAAACGCCTTGGGCCCGACAGGGTCGAGTAGCAACAGGGTGGAGTAGCAACCGATCGGCTCGCAGGAACGGGGGAGGTGCGACAGATCGCGTCGCAGAATCGCCAGCCCCCGCCGCCGGCGAGCTCGCGGTGACCAGGCCGCACAAGCAACAGCGACCCCGCCGATCCGGTTGGCCGATCCGGTTGGCTGCGACCCGGATCCAGGTCGCAGCGCCGGACCCGGGTCGCCGCTACCGCCGCGGCTTCCCAAGCAGCGCCTGGAAGTCGCGCGCGCCAGCAGCGGCCGGAGGTGGGAACGACCTTCACGCGGTCGAGGTGGGGTAGCCGAGCTCGACCGCGCGGGCCTGCGCCAGCGCGTCGTCGGGGGCGCCCCACCGCCGCGTAGCTGCACGCGGCCGCGTGCGTGATGTGCGGATTCTCCGGCGCGTACCGCCACCTGGTCGGCCATGCGCGCGCTGTCGGCGAAGCGCCGGGCGGCGTGGCTGACGATCAGCGCGTTGTTGGCGGCGTACAGCCACGACGTGCGTGCATATCCATCTGGCGGGATCAGCGCCGCCAGCAGCGCGCCGTAGACGGCGAGCGCGGCGTCGATGTTCGTGCCGGGCGGCGTGCGCGAGCGCGGCGACCTGGGCGATCAGGGGCCCGGTGCGCCGCGGGGCGGGCCAGCCCCTCGACCTCGGCCACGTCCAGCGCCGCCGCGCCCTGCCGGGCCTGCACGAGCAGCAGGAGCTGCGGAACATCGACCGTGTCGCCGCGCGCAAACCGCGCCCTCGGCGTCGGCCTGGCGTCGGCGGTGGCGCTCGACCGAGGCAGCCCGGAGCCGCGCGCCCTCGGCCGCCAGGGCCTCATCGGCGAGGGCCTGCTTGCACAGGCTCTCGAACAGGAACGCGGCGCGGACAGCGCGTCGTCGTCGAGCGCGTCGAGCGCCGCCGGCGCCAGCGCGGGCGCCGCGAGCTCGCGCACCACCCGCGACGCCGCCGCGCGCTGGCGCGCGTCACCCAGCTTGGCGACCTTGCGCGCCAGGCTGTAGCCCGTGACGTAGCGCTCGGCCATCCGGTGCACCGCGTCGCCGTCGTCGCGCCGGCCGAGCGCGTCGCACAGGCCAACCATCGTCTCCCAGTTGTTGTCGTTGTACGAGGTGGCGCCGAGCACCACCCGCGCCACCTCGGCGCGCGCCTCGTCGAGCTGCCCGGCCCGCACCAGCTCGTCGACCAGGTGCGGGCGCCAGTGCGTGTCGGGCCACCGGCACCCCGGCGACGCCAGCGCGCGCCGCAGCACCTCGCGCAGCAGCAGCGGCGTGCGCGGGCGTGCGCTGGGCTGGGTCGAGCAGCGTGCTGCAGCCCGGAACAGGTCCCACGGCTCGGCCAGCCCGCGGTGCGCGAACGCCGCCGCGAACGCCGCGACCACGTCGGCCTCAGGCGGATCGCCGCCCACGCCGCCTTCATCTCGTCGAGCGTGGGCTCGGGCGGCGGCTTCACTGGTTCCTGCGCCTGGGGCACGCCGCCGAGCGCCCGCAGCACCTTGCGCGCCTCCGGCGCCAGCGCGTCGATCACCGCTGCTGGTCGGCCAGCGGCTGCTCGCCCAGCCAGGCCCGCCACAGGTCACACGCGTGCTCGACGTACCAGCGCGCCTTGCGGCCGGCCGCGCAGGAACCGCATGGCGCGGCGCCTCACCCATGCTCCAGGCGTGCCAGTCCGACACCGCGGTGCCGTACTCCTCATCGATCGGCCGGATCACCGCGGCGATCGGCTGCCGCTGGTGCAGCCGCTGCAGCGTCGCGTCGACCGCCTCGTTGAACGCCGCCCACTGCTCGCCGGTGGCCTCGCCTGGTCCGCCCGCGGCCCCGGACTCGGATACGTCGCCGCCACCACCCACTGCAGCGAGTCGGCGTCGTGCAGCAGCACCACCACACGCTCGCCCACCTTGGCCTCGATCGTGTCGAGCGCCACCGGCGCGCCGAGACCCTTGATCGGAGCCCGCAGCGGCTCGCGCAAGATCGCCACCAGCCCCCACGTCTTGCGCGCGCACGACACCCCATGCCCGACGTGCAGGTACGGCCGCTCCGCCGACGCTTCCGGCGCCCGCAGCACGACCGCCCTGCCCGTCGACCCCCGCGGGGCCGGCTTGGCTGGCGCTGCCGACCTTGCCGCCGCCTTCCCGGCCGGCTTCGTCGTCGCCCTCCGCGCCGCCGTCCCCGCCTCGCCTGGACGGCTTAGCTGCCGCCGCCTTCCTGGCAGAGGGCGTGGGCTCTGCCGCCGGCGTCGCCCGCGGCTTGCGCTTCTTGTCCCCACGCTTGGCTGCTGCCACGCCGCGAGCGTACACGCCGGCGCCCGTTGCCGTGCCTCACCTGGTCAGCGCGCCACCTCACCGGTAGCCCGAGGTCGGTGATGACGGTGAGCTGCGCCTGGGCGACATGGTCTACGATGAGCGTCCATGACCCATCGACGCCAAGCCTTCGTCGATGCCGCGAGCGACGACCGCATCGACGCCGAGCGGTGGGGCGGCGAGATGGCGGCGGCGGACGTGGCGACGATGGTGGACGGGTACCAGGCGCTGAACGAGCGGTCCGCGGGTCGCTACGCCGAGTTCCTGCGCCAGGCGGCCCGGTGCCAGAAGTGCGGCGCCGACGAGGCGATCCCGGTCGGCAAGCGACCGGTGCCGCTGTTGTGCGGGACGGGGACGGCGACAGCAGAAGTGCTCGCGAGCGCCCAGGAAGCGCTGAAGCCCTACCGGCGGGACGACAAGTCGATCCGTCTCGATCCCGAGCGTCCGGCGAGCCTCGACGCGCTGCGCACGTTCCTCGATGAGCACGGGCGCGGGGCTGTCGGTGGGGCATTGCGGCTGGGGCGACCTGACTGGCGCCTGCGCGGCTCCCCAACTTCGCGAGGGGGTGAAGCTGATGGTGCCGGGCGCCGACTGGTACCCGATCTCGCAGTGCGCGAACTTCTTGATCGATCGGTACGCGTCGTGGGACGCGACGCTGCGCAAGTTCTTCTTGCAGCTCGGCCTCGACGAGGAACGCGCGCGGAAGTTCATCGTCGAGCAGCGCATGTACCTGGGCAACGTGCTGCTCTGCTATCGCACGGGGTATGACCGCACCGGCACGAAGAACCTGTCGCCGCGATCGTTCGACAACTGCGCAGAGCACCTGCGCCGGCACATCGACGCGGTGGCGCCGGAGATCCTGGTGACGTTCGGCGGCAACGGCGCGCGCCGCCGCGTCCTCGGTCGGCGCCAGCGCCGAGGGACGAGGACGCGCTGGCCCGCGGAGCTGCGCGCGCTGACGCCTCGCGCCTGCAGGCGATGGCGGCCTCCACGCTGACCGCGGCGGCAGCGCTCGCCCGCACGCCTGGGGAGCGGCGGTTGACCCACCGTGCGGCTCTACCACCTCCGTCCTATGGGCACGTGAACAAGTACCGCGACGACTACGCGGCGCTGAAGCGGCTGCTGAACGCCGCCTCCTCGCAATGACATCAAGATGCGAGCGCCTGAGATCCGGCTGAGATCCGGGTCGCGACCGATCGAATCGCGATCGCGATCCCCCCGATCCGGGTCGCAGCGGTCGCATCCGATCGGATCAGGGGGGTACCAGGGTCGCATCCGATCGCATCGCGGGGCCCCGAGTCGTCAGGGGTTGACGTCGCCCTCGATGCGCGCCGCGATGTCCATGCTGCCCGGGTCGCAACCGATCGGATCGATGGGTCGCAGCTCGAGGGATCCGGGTCGCAACCGGACCGGCATCGATGTCGACCGCAGATCCGGGTCCTGATCCGTCGCAGCCACCCGGATGGAGGGCCACCCGGATGGAGGCTACCGTCGCGGCCGAACGACATCAGGAACTGCAGCACGTACCAGAACAGCGTCGCGATGGTGGAGAACAGCAACAGCGCGGCGGCGACGTGCGCGGTCGGCGGGAAGTCCCGCGCGATCTGGCCGGTCTGGTACAAGATGTAGCCGGCCATCAACAGGATCATGGCGCCAGCGAACACGGCGCCGAGGCTGAAGCCGAAGATCATCGAGGCCACGATGATGCCGAGGGCGGCGAAGCTGCCCACCATCAAGGCGCTGCGGAGGAACGAGAAGTCGCGGCGGGTCACGAACACCGTCAAGGTCAGGCCGACGAAGATCGCCAGCGTGACCGTCGCCGCTTGCAGGATGACCGTCTGGGCATCGCCCGCGCCCAGCTTGAGCATCGCGACCCACAACAGCGGTTGCAGCAGCAGGGCCTGCGCGATCACGCTGACCCCCAAGCCCAGGTACTGCAGCGCGCGCGACGATTGCGACCACGCCAGGCGATCGCCGACGTAGCCGACGCCCATGAACAGCGCCAGCACCAGGAGCCAGTTCCAGGTGCCGCCGAATGCCCACCGGGACATCGCCAGGCTGGTCTCGGGGAAGAACCTCATCATGCCGCCCGTGAGCACCGCCAGCGCCACCAGCGCGACGCCGAGGTGGGCGTAGGTCTTGCGCAGGAACGCCATGCGGTCGCTCTGACCGAGCGTGGCTGAGGCGAAGGGGATCGAGCGGGGGGACGAGGCTGCGGCACGCATGGGGCACCTCCGGTGCGGTTAGCCACACCATGCGGCCGCGGGTCGTTGTCAACAAGCCGCAAGTTTCGAATGAAACATTCGATTATATCGAAGTGTCCGCTGATCGACCCGCCCGTCGGCCCGCGACGGTCGCCGCGAGATCTGGGTCGCAGCCACTGGTGGGCGCCAGCGAGAGCCGGCGCACGTTCCACGACAAGGTGCTCGACGGGATCCGCAAGTTCCTGGAAGCTCATGCGATGCGAGCCAAGACGGGGCCGCGCGACTTCTACCAGTTCGAGAAGGAGCTGCACGCGCGGCTGATGGAAGCGGAGCGCGAGATCGTCGGCGACGTCATGTCGGCGTCGGACGTCGACGCCGACGCGATCGAGATCGAGGGGGTGGTCCAGCGGCGCGTGCTCAAGAGCGCCGAGACGTACATGACGGCGGCCGGCGCGGTGCACGTCGAGCGCTGGCTGTACAAGGACCGCCGGAACCCGGAGGCCCACGCGCTCGCCGCGATGGATCTCCGACTCGGGATCGTCGAGGGGTTCTGGACGCCGCGTGCAGCCGAGCAGGCGGCGTGGGTCGTGACGCAGATGACGCCGCAGAAGTCGGAGGATCTGTTCGAGCGCGTCGGCAACATGGCGCCGTCGAAGAGTAGCCTCGACCGTCTGCCGAAGGCGACCGGTGACCGCTGGGAGGCCACGCGCGAGGCGAACGAGGAGGTGCTGCGCGAGGCGATCGTGGTGCCCGAGGGCGCGCAGTCGATCGCGGTCTCGCTCGACGGTGTTCTCGCGCCGGTCGACGGCGGCAACAGCCCGACCGAGGTCCGCAACGCCGCGGCGGCCGAGGGGCGCTTGAGCAAGGGCCCGGCGGGCTACCGCGAGGTCGGATGCGCGACGCTCTCGTTCTGCGACGACAAGGGCGACCTGATCTCCGCGATCCGGTTCGGCCGTGGCCCCGAGCACAAGAAGGCCGCGCTGAAGGAGACGCTCAGCAAGGACCTGGCGCGTCCTCTCCGCTGCGCCCCGACCTCGCTTGTGCAAGGTCTCCGACGCCGGCAACGACAACTCGGGAGTTCCTCGACACGCTGGCCGATGGACCAGTGATCCTCGACTTCTTCCACGCCACCGAGAAGCTCGGCGCCGCGGTCGCGGCGGTCCACGGCGACGGCACGATGGAGACGAGGCACACCTTCGAGCGGCTCCTCACCGAGGACAATGGCGCCAAGGCGGTGATCGACGCGGTCGCACACCTCACGAAAGCACCCGCGGCGGGAGACGATCACGAAGGCGCTCAACTACCTCCGCAAGAACCGGCACCGCATGCGCTACGCCGAGTGGAAGCGCGCCGGCTACATGATCGGGAGCGGCGTCGTCGAAGCCGCGTGCAAGACGCTCGTCGCGCAACGGCTCAAGCTCAGCGGCATGCGGTGGGGCGCTCGCGGCGCCCAGGCGATCCTGACGATGCGCGGATGGGACCAGAGTGACCGCTTCGACGCGGCCTGGGCACTCGTCGCCGCGACGTATCACACCGAGGTCCAGGTGCTCGCCAACGTCGTCGACCTCACGCCCAAGCCGACGCCGAGGAAGCGCCGGGCATGAGCGTCAATTTCGGAACTACACCCTGACGTTAGTCGACCGGACCAGCGGGGCCGTACTGTGCAGGTGGATCCGGAACGGCCCGACGTGGAGAACCATCCGATGACAATGACCGCCGATGTCCGCGACCAGGCGTTCTGTCGCCTCGACCTCGAAACGACCGTCCACGAGGACAGCTCACGCGCCGTCGCCGCGGAGATGCAGCACGCGTTCTGGACGTTGGCTGATGCCGTCCTTGAACCACTGATCGTCGAGGGGATCTTTGGCGCCCCCAACTCAGGTGCGCCCGACGAAGCGCCGCCAAGGCCCGATCATCCCTACTGGCTGTTGCAGCGCGCGGCCCTACCGCCGAGCCTCGACGGGGCGCGGGTCGAGAGCCTCGGCATGCTTGGGGCGGTGCGCCGCTCAGCACGCGCGATCGACCGGCCCGCGATGGCCGGGTGGGTCGAAGAAGCGCTCACACCATCGGGGGGCGCGGGCCTCGAACTCGAGCATCTCACAGTGCTCGCGGGCCTCGTTCGGATTCCGCCCGTCTGGGCTGGCGAGGATGCGATGCACATCGAGTCCCCGGCTGGGCACTTGGTGGTTCCACGGTGCGCAATGGTGACGTCGCGTGGCTGGCGCCGCCACCAGGGCGTCACGTGCTACGGCAACCGGTCGAGTTCTCCATCGGAAGCCAGGGCAACGAGTGCTCGATCTCCCTCGCAGTCTACTGGTCACCATGGCTGGAGGGAGCTCCAACTGCCCCGGCCGCGCGTTGAACCGGGCAATCGAGGCGCTGCGGGCTGGCGGCTGGCGCGAGACGACAGACGTCGCTTGACGCTCGCCACGCGACGGTACCTCAGCGAGGGCGATCGAGTCGACCCCGGTGACCGAGTAGCAACGGAGAACCGAGTGGCAACCGATCGGTTCGCAGGGCTGCGTCCCGGGACCGAGGGAGCCCGTCGACGGGGCGGCCGCGAGCCGGATCCAGAGCGACCCGAAGCGGGGCGGCTCAGGTCGGCCCCGGCCCAGGGACCGCCGTGACGCTTGGGGGGGCCTACCTCGAACCGCGGGGCGAAGCGGCGCCGCCGCCTCGGCGACGTCGGCGCCGCCGAAGGGCGACGACGACGACGCCTGCGAGCGAAAGTGAAGCACCGCCCGGGGCATCGGTCGACTGACAGCCGCAGCCTGCATCGGCCATGGGCTCGGGAGGTGTCACGACCGCCGTGCAGTCTGCGAGGCACGCGCCGTCGGGGCTGCCGTTCGCGAGGCCGTCGTCGCATTCCTCTGGCCCGTTGAGGACGCCGTCGCCGCACGTCGCGATGGCCGCGCAGGCCGAGTCGCACCTGCCATACATCCCATTGAGCGCGCCATCGTCGCACGTCTCAGGGCCGTAGACGACGCCGTCGCCGCAGTGC
Protein-coding sequences here:
- a CDS encoding DUF4259 domain-containing protein; protein product: MGTWQLGPFDNDGAADFLAEAEEALGRSVTRRAARGGVGPKASDDRRRCRQRDVGGVRSGGAGVRAAGDDSATAGRRRPGGADRPTEAMRERALAALDRVADVRRSELAQRLGRGRPRRRRSGPS
- a CDS encoding Bax inhibitor-1/YccA family protein, encoding MRAAASSPRSIPFASATLGQSDRMAFLRKTYAHLGVALVALAVLTGGMMRFFPETSLAMSRWAFGGTWNWLLVLALFMGVGYVGDRLAWSQSSRALQYLGLGVSVIAQALLLQPLLWVAMLKLGAGDAQTVILQAATVTLAIFVGLTLTVFVTRRDFSFLRSALMVGSFAALGIIVASMIFGFSLGAVFAGAMILLMAGYILYQTGQIARDFPPTAHVAAALLLFSTIATLFWYVLQFLMSFGRDGSLHPGGPPSGWLRRIRTRICGRHRCRSGCDPDPSSCDPSIRSVATRAAWTSRRASRATSTPDDSGPRDAIGCDPGTPLIRSDATAATRIGGIAIAIRSVATRISAGSQALAS